CCGCCTCTTACTCTGGACATAAAGTCCCTAATAGTAAATACATTGTAGCCAGATTTTTTGAGTAGTTTTTCTAGAATAGCCGCTGTTGTTTCTATTCCTTGACCAGCCGCTCCTCCTACTAAGATATTATACATGTTGGATCCCTCCTCTATTTTAATTACAGCAAAATAATCATAAGTAAATAATAATAATTATTATTTACTTATGATTATAGCATAAATATTTAAATATACAATATCTTATAAAATATTTTATTCAATTCTTTTAAATGCATGAGTATTATATTTCTTTATCTTTACATTTATAAATTTTTCTTTTATACTTCCTAATAAATATGAGCTAAAAAAATTATTAGATTCTTGAAAGATTTATAGAGAAACAATCTATAAACTTGCGTTATTCATTGATCTAAAGTTGTTTCTCAGAATGATTTCACATCACATATTATCGTGAATAACTAAAATTTAAAGATGTGAAATCTATAGAAAGGCGGTAAAATGAAAATTAAATTCATCCTCCATCTTGATGATTTTATTCCCTATATAGAAAAATTATCAGCTGCTAAAGTTATTGCTGTAGATACAGAAACTACAGGCCTGGATCCCCATATACACCAAATACGTCTTATTCAATTAGCTGCCGAATGTCTTCCTGTACTGGTTATAGATTGTTTCTCATTTCTTCCAGATGGCCTCACAGCATTAAAACATATTTTGTCAAACTCAGCCGTAAAGATATTTCAAAATGCAAAATTTGATCTCCAATTTTTTATGCCACTTGAAATCTATCCACCCTCTATTTTTGATACGATGCTTGCCGCCCAACTTCTTCGCAGTTCTGGGGGGCCTGTTCGTGCCAATTTAGAGCTATTGGCAAAATACTATTTAAACGAGGACTTGAATAAAAAAGAACAAAAAAGTGATTGGAGTAAAGATTTTACATCCATTCACTTGGACGATTCATGATCCTTTATCCCGTGATTATGCATTATTCGCTCACCCACAATCCATGCTGACTACAGTAAAAATAAATTTTTTTACCATACATTTTTGGAAATCGAACTTCTCCACCTTGCTCTGGATATAACTTAATTAAAAGTACTCTATCTCCAAAAACGTAGGCTATAAAACTAAGATAATGTTTCTTATTCATTTCATGCTTAAAGGTAACATAGAAATCATCTTCTACTTCCTCCACAACTATTTTGTGTATATCATCAGCTGGCTTTGGGATAAGTGGCACAAGTTTGCGCCCACAGCAAGAAACTTGTGCTTCTCCTGTTGCACTCAGCATGTTTTCGCAGTTTGGGCACACATAAAACTTAATTTTTCTCATGTTTCCTCCATCTGTATCATTAGGTTCCAAATTGCCTAATAATATCTTCTCAATGTTTACACCTAATACTTCTGAGAGCTCTTGAAGCAAGGATACATCTGGGCAACCTAGGCCTCGCTCCCACTTTGAAATGGCTTTATCACTAATATTTATTGCCTCGGCAAGTTGTTTCTGAGTCATGCCTTTTTCTTTACGTAATCCAAATATTAGCTTTCCAACTTTATTGCAATCCACACTGCTCACCTCCATATATTAAGAATACGCACATATGAATTAAATTTCAATAAACGTTCCGTAGAGTTCTAATGTAATTTCATACCCATTTTCTATATCTCATATGACAGTGTTTGATATGATGAGTTATAAATTAAAAGGCCCCTATACCTTTATTGTGAAAGGATATAGCGACCTTCTTAACCCTATTTATAATGCACTGCCAAAATCAAAAATTGGCTTACAGGTGTATTCATTTGCGTATGCTTTTTGTATTTATTAATTAAAACCTCACTTACTTCATATTTAGAAGCTACTCCAAGTCTTGACTTATACTCCAACTCACCTGTTTGTCTATCATAAACGGCAAGGATGACGGTTCCAATACTAGCATCAATATTTTCGGTTCTTTTTATATCAGGAAATATAATTGCTATTTGCTCATCATCCCTATCACAATTAAAGAGAAAATCTAGCACCTCTGAGTCTTGAGACACCGCTTCCTCTGGAATTGGTAGTAAAACTTTACTTTTTTCTTCAAAAGTATTCATGTCAAACTCATATAGCACCAAGAGATTATTGCTTCCATGATTTATAAGAACAAAAAAGCTACTCTTAGACTTTTGCGCCTGAACAACCTGTGAATTCTGAAAAACTCTACAATTTAAAGACTTTTCTTCCGCAAGGTCATAGACGGCAATCACCGCATCACTGTCTTTTTTAATATTCGTTTCTGCAAAATAAAGGAGATTATCTCGTATCCAAATAGTACT
This genomic window from Cellulosilyticum sp. I15G10I2 contains:
- a CDS encoding helix-turn-helix domain-containing protein; this encodes MDCNKVGKLIFGLRKEKGMTQKQLAEAINISDKAISKWERGLGCPDVSLLQELSEVLGVNIEKILLGNLEPNDTDGGNMRKIKFYVCPNCENMLSATGEAQVSCCGRKLVPLIPKPADDIHKIVVEEVEDDFYVTFKHEMNKKHYLSFIAYVFGDRVLLIKLYPEQGGEVRFPKMYGKKIYFYCSQHGLWVSE